A genomic segment from Cutaneotrichosporon cavernicola HIS019 DNA, chromosome: 7b encodes:
- the PEX3 gene encoding uncharacterized protein (Peroxin-3), translating to MPSNPWHRRVRRMLFVSGAVGTLYFLFGYVGARMRDARLRAMRERRERETLKAHFTSLLSTISFTLYALLPNLEPALFAAYPVESTSQALQAKSAPPEVTFDSNLRQMTQDDSDGGVGALGSPADTGTTEPTPASTPADSLLLGHDGYSTDGGVAELSARRAPEPGTLAESLASVASESTDATEVTLPAESWASEFTRSSDDELLTSSTISQAISLPPTDTSSVVPSPQSQMSPLEASPPHRIHEPEASPPQDPRTKKQLWRDLKVQSLTRAFATAYLVPLIYLLTSSQLTILSRGRYLEDVQAAHRAREREAAERAALKAMYTPKSLWSYLSPDNYVPEALRSYLPWSVPADPLDEDLALSLEAERNAGNADAERLFLTYSWWLLNEGWRTVSERVEGAVDRVFGGLGLKRELTAETWPALVKEVRAQVETDSAEQTNAQGHHAHGKHALFDFTAVLLPPTPLPALYDCPLPTTPGDIPHGAAHLANLLSQTREHVSSPDARALLDTGVSAMLTSLTDALRNPDGSGRRRLADILPELNRWSRGVWEGIPDGGVEALLALPEFEAFAAVIFGDWAPRPSPVPSE from the exons ATGCCATCAAACCCCTGGCACAGGCGTGTGCGACGTATGCTCTTCGTGAGCGGCGCTGTCGGTACACTCTACTTCCTGTTCGGATACGTCGGGGCGCGGATGCGCGATGCCCGCCTGCGCGCAATGCGTGAGCGGCGTGAGAGAGAGAC TCTCAAAGCCCACttcacctccctcctctcaaCGATCAGTTTTACACTATACGCTCTCCTGCCCAACCTCGAACCCGCCCTCTTCGCAGCCTACCCCGTCGAGTCAACTTCTCAGGCATTACAGGCGAAATCCGCCCCTCCCGAAGTGACATTCGACAGCAACCTTCGCCAGATGACCCAGGATGACAGTGACGGTGGCGTTGGAGCACTCGGCAGTCCGGCGGATACCGGCACGACCGAGCCGACGCCGGCAAGCACACCCGCCGACTCACTTCTTCTCGGACACGACGGGTATTCTACTGATGGCGGGGTTGCTGAGTTGTCCGCCAGACGCGCACCGGAACCGGGGACTTTGGCTGAGTCGCTCGCGAGTGTCGCGTCGGAGAGCACGGACGCGACGGAGGTTACGTTGCCGGCGGAGAGTTGGGCCAGCGAGTTTACGCGgagcagcgacgacgagctg CTCACATCCTCGACTATCTCGCAGGCAATCTCGCTGCCGCCCACTGATACCTCTTCCGTCGTGCCCTCGCCGCAGAGCCAGATGTCGCCGCTTGAGGCTAGCCCCCCGCACCGAATCCATGAGCCCGAggcctcgccgccccaGGACCCGCGGACCAAGAAGCAACTGTGGCGCGACCTCAAGGTGCAGA GCCTCACTCGCGCCTTCGCCACCGCGTACCTCGTCCCGCTCATctacctcctcacctcgtccCAGCTTACGATCCTCTCCCGCGGCCGCTACCTCGAAGACGTGCAGGCGGCgcaccgcgcgcgcgaaCGCGAGGCTGCTGAGCGCGCTGCCCTCAAGGCCATGTACACGCCAAAGTCGCTTTGGTCGTACCTTTCGCCCGACAACTATGTGCCCGA GGCCCTCCGCTCCTACCTCCCGTGGTCGGTACCCGCTGACCCGCTGGACGAAGACCTCGCGCTCTCCctggaggccgagcgcaacGCAGGCAACGCCGATGCGGAgcgcctcttcctcacctaCTCCTGGTGGCTGCTGAACGAGGGTTGGCGCACCGTCTCTGAGCGGGTGGAGGGCGCCGTTGACCGTGTCTTCGGCGGCCTGGGGTTGAAGCGTGAACTGACGGCCGAGACGTGGCCCGCGCTCGTGAAGGAGGTTCGCGCGCAAGTGGAGACGGACTCGGCAGAGCAGACCAACGCCCAAGGCCACCACGCGCACGGCAAGCACGCCCTGTTTGACTTCACTGCCGTCCTGCTTCCCCCGACCCCCCTGCCGGCACTGTACGACTGCCCCCTCCCCACGACACCAGGTGACATCCCGCACGGCGCAGCCCACCTCGCAAACCTGCTCAGCCAGACGCGCGAGCACGTGAGCAGccccgacgcgcgcgcgctcctcgacacggGTGTCAGCGCCATGCTCACCAGTCTCACGGACGCTCTGCGTAACCCCGACGGCAGCGGGCGCCGGCGCCTGGCCGACATCCTGCCCGAGCTGAACCGCTGGTCCCGCGGTGTGTGGGAGGGAATTCCCGACGGCGGAGTTGAGGCGCTCCTTGCCCTGCCGGAGTTTGAGGCTTTCGCAGCCGTCATCTTTGGCGACTGGgcgccgagaccgagcCCGGTGCCATCCGAGTAG
- a CDS encoding uncharacterized protein (The RING-variant domain is a C4HC3 zinc-finger like motif found in a number of cellular and viral proteins. Some of these proteins have been shown both in vivo and in vitro to have ubiquitin E3 ligase activity): MAREDDEAAVDTFLLRISPDPAPAPAPATLETAGHRAPQSTMADGPDVEVGSARDNLPPEQLRMAEGSLPTVQSPTMPSVPGVQDHDPEQDLESQRRARAERLAAEEQEALESEEQLVAGREASAAEETTAVDEAEGVEKQQPMPEAAEGKPQLEMPDGLEGLRRRRPDPEVHPPDSVTDTPRPPPESVLQEARSGEATPAGDEQQCRICFGGREEEAELGRLISPCLCAGSMRYVHVQCINQWRGTGVNAKTFLECPQCHHQYAIRRTLASGLATSKTILYLLTTVLFLLITFICGHVLLRYLVAAAQVAAEADKAAESAKTGAKAKTGGMTRHGDVWENEDGSVIIAAPGLTLVYDVIVEAVDIFLGLAAAAYDMWPRDGRSFHTRASRLALAATIRLILGLSVLGSLSFLSLLASLSLFAPLQLVYTIFGTGVFRGPLENIRRRAPNIGGILVILAVAIGVVNSIVSVYDVVRAIARKLLTYVETQILEVNPEQARLAREAAARQPHWFDTWVAERRWRRIRGWYEVWVRLWEWMKEAWQAGMASLKASVEARVNAAERAREVEGEAANSQGIQTLLEAEKEASKVVTKARQYRVQKLKDARTEAAKEIAEYKAQKEADFKKFESEHTSHKSTSQSTIDESTKKQLAEVESSMQKNRGAALTKIVDRVLTVEPKLHPNLKKVEA; this comes from the exons ATGGCGCgggaagacgacgaggccgctGTCGATACCTTCCTTCTGCGCATTTCACCTGATCCAGCTCCTGCTCCGGCTCCCGCGACATTGGAAACGGCAGGGCACCGGGCGCCGCAGTCGACCATGGCCGACGGCCCTGATGTAGAAGTCGGTTCGGCGCGCGacaaccttcctcctgAACAGTTGAGAATGGCGGAGGGTTCTTTACCCACCGTCCAGTCGCCGACAATGCCCAGCGTCCCAGGCGTCCAAGATCACGACCCCGAGCAGGATCTCGAGAGCCAGCGCCGAGCCCGGGCGGAGCGTCTCGCTGCCGAGGAACAGGAGGCTCTCGAGTCTGAAGAGCAGCTTGTCGCAGGAAGAGAGGCCTCGGCTGCTGAAGAGACCACCGCAgtggacgaggcggagggagtGGAGAAGCAGCAACCAATGCCCGAAGCTGCGGAGGGTAAGCCCCAGCTTGAGATGCCCGACGGCCTAGAAGGActacgccgacgccgtcccGACCCAGAGGTACACCCACCAGATAGCGTCACGGACACCCCTCGTCCCCCACCAGAAAGCGTCCTGCAAGAAGCGAGGTCGGGTGAGGCAACGCCGGCGGGAGACGAACAGCAGTGCCGAATCTGCTTCGGcgggcgcgaggaggaggccgaaTTGGGTCGCCTGATTTCGCCCTGTCTCTGCGCTGGAAGTATGCGG tACGTGCATGTTCAGTGTATCAACCAGTGGCGTGGGACTGGGGTCAATGCCAAGACCTTCTTGG aaTGTCCTCAATGCCACCACCAATACGCGATCCGGCGGACTCTCGCATCCGGGCTCGCAACATCCAAGACGATCCTCtacctcctcaccaccgtcctcttcctcctcatcaccttCATCTGTGGGCACGTCCTATTGCGCTACCTAGTGGCTGCAGCCCAAgtcgcggccgaggccgataaggcggccgagtcggCAAAGACGGGCGCAAAGGCAAAGACTGGCGGCATGACACGGCACGGCGATGTATGGGAGAACGAGGACGGGAGTGTGATCATCGCAGCACCCGGCCTGACTCTGGTGTACGATGTCATTGTCGAGGCGGTTGACATCTTCCTGGGCCTCGCGGCAGCGGCGTACGACATGTGGCCTCGGGACGGGCGCAGCTTTCACACCCGCGCGTCTCGCCTAGCATTGGCAGCGACAATTCGCCTCATCCTAGGCCTGAGTGTTCTGGGTTcactctccttcctctcacTCCTAGCTTCACTTTCGCTCTTCGCGCCCCTTCAACTGGTCTACACAATCTTTGGGACGGGGGTGTTTCGGGGACCATTGGAGAATAtccgccgtcgcgctcccAACATAGGCGGTATCCTCGTtatcctcgccgtcgcgatTGGTGTAGTCAACTCCATCGTGAGCGTGTACGACGTCGTTCGCGCAATTGCACGCAAGCTCCTCACATATGTCGAGACGCAGAtcctcgaggtcaaccCCGAGCAGGCGCGACTCGCTCGTGAAGCCGCGGCCCGCCAACCGCACTGGTTCGATACGTGGGTTGCGGAACGGAGGTGGCGCCGCATCAGGGGATGGTATGAGGTGTGGGTGCGCCTGTGGGAGTGGATGAAAGAAGCGTGGCAGGCTGGTATGGCGTCGCTCAAGGCCAGCGTTGAGGCGCGGGTGAACGCTGCTGAGCGTGCGAGGGAGGTGGAAGGGGAG GCCGCCAACTCGCAGGGCATCCAgacgctcctcgaggccgagaaggaggcaAGCAAGGTCGTGACCAAGGCTCGCCAAT ACCGCGTAcagaagctcaaggacgcgcgGACGGAGGCTGCCAAGGAGATTGCCGAGTACAAGGCTcagaaggaggccgacTTCAAGAAGTTTGAGTCCGAG CACACGTCGCACAAGTCGACGTCGCAGTCGACGATCGACGAGTCGACCAAGAAGCAGCTCGCCGAAGTCGAATCGTCGATGCAGAAGAACCgcggcgccgcgctcacGAAGATTGTCGACCGCGTCCTCACCGTCGAGCCCAAGCTCCACCCCAACCTCAAAAAGGTCGAGGCGTAG
- a CDS encoding uncharacterized protein (GAL4-like Zn(II)2Cys6 (or C6 zinc) binuclear cluster DNA-binding domain) yields MPNEDVQRDGTVRPPPPLQPRTRSPIPRALDAAKTDAVRQPSPLSHTPVRAAISRTSSAIAYGQTMYGVGIGNVAPLAPPRPKLDLDKEELTTKGRKRKRLAKACSACHKNKRRCDGFAPCSNCEFSARPCIYLNAQGEQIPPPRTRDSSATPMNKRLSDDDKPQVAAYLDQSGAATNGGSPEWRRDYRKAAGTDVRDWRMSGEHRPGPFGPIDLVERDPALQAELLDIALRRTPAYACMFHATTFHHRLYLNLIQPFLLDALYAMGARLCENPAFVKAFPPDTPSHKRGLVFADRCRSHVDRVIDARQRWSEDERKRDQGTWEETEFVQSCIVLSMIYNSVREARLGFYYLDVAASVMRPGANGQLNPPSQSLNLPPAEFFTMAEVRNRTFWLVVLQDICAVASGHPRRLSDAELARIPLPGPEMYWQRYGGMACNGREPGRRDTITVGSGNWHSEEGQVGEMGHIVRILIIFANIMSYVNAGNAADPKFSMSFEAGLKGWATELPRNLRFDEVNLASMMPKIKSTVPAIAFSGWAFAYMHAVAECGMFYLQSKHNGLPTAVQRQGSAVDNLAVLIGALGERGREGPLMFFPIMIVTCWTDHLHATSSSSSSSQMLDERLNIWWAELYREWGWDRRETLKRGIFPNLDSRSPTLTSPQPANRGRADGTHLASSPHLPESSASSAASQAVVTPSEPSFNRYPLLPPLRSRDRNESPLRRSASPLRGHRALGSGGSAGSLDRGERDGFNLPPLSSFRSSREGSREPRPLAAPNKRWPGPSGGQLLGIDALVSAAEEHRRESLEQPSAMA; encoded by the exons ATGCCTAATGAAGACGTCCAGCGGGACGGCACCGTGAGGCCACCTCCGCCTCTTCAGCCTCGAACCCGCTCCCCCATCCCCAGAGCACTTGACGCAGCCAAGACCGATGCTGTCAGACAGCCAAGTCCTCTTTCCCATACTCCCGTCCGCGCGGCCATTTCTCGTACTTCGAGCGCCATCGCATACGGGCAGACAATGTATGGCGTCGGTATCGGCAATGTCGCACCCCTCGCACCACCCCggcccaagctcgacctcgacaaggaggagctcacCACCAAGGGAAGAAAGCGTAAACGTCTCGCCAAGGCTTGCAGTGCATGTCACAAGAACAAGCGCCGTTGCGACGGATTTGCCCCCTGTTCCAACTGCGAGTTTTCGGCCCGCCCATGCATATACCTTAACGCTCAGGGCGAGCAGATTCCACCACCCCGCACTCGTgactcgtcggcgacgccaaTGAATAAGCGCCTTAGCGACGACGATAAGCCACAGGTGGCAGCGTACCTGGACCAGTCCGGTGCTGCAACCAATGGCGGCAGCCCTGAATGGCGTCGTGACTACCGCAAAGCCGCGGGCACTGACGTGCGCGACTGGCGCATGTCAGGTGAGCACCGTCCTGGACCCTTTGGCCCCATCGACCTTGTTGAGCGCGACCCAGCACTCCAGGCCGAGTTGCTGGATATTGCGCTTCGGCGTACCCCAGCCTACGCTTGCATGTTCCATGCCACGACGTTTCACCACCGGTTGtacctcaacctcatccaACCGTTCCTGCTCGACGCACTGTACGCCATGGGCGCGAGACTATGCGAGAACCCGGCGTTCGTCAAGGCGTTCCCTCCCGACACGCCGTCGCACAAGCGCGGCCTCGTCTTTGCCGACCGTTGCCGCTCCCACGTCGATCGCGTCATCGATGCGCGTCAGAGGTGgtccgaggacgagcgcaagAGGGATCAGGGCACGTGGGAGGAGACCGAGTTTGTTCAGTCGTGTATCGTGCTCAGCATGATCTATAACTCGGTCCGCGAGGCACGCCTAGGTTTCTACTACCTCGATGTGGCGGCCTCTGTCATGCGCCCAGGTGCGAATGGCCAGCTCAACCCTCCATCGCAGAGCctcaaccttcccccaGCCGAGTTCTTCACAATGGCCGAAGTGCGCAACCGCACGTTTTGGCTCGTCGTCTTGCAGGATATTTGCGCAGTCGCCTCTGGTCACCCGCGGCGTCTTTCAGACGCCGAACTCGCACGCATTCCTCTACCCGGTCCAGAGATGTACTGGCAGCGCTACGGCGGTATGGCGTGTAATGGACGCGAGCCGGGACGCCGCGACACGATCACTGTTGGCTCTGGCAACTGGCacagcgaggagggccaggtcggcgagatggGTCACATTGTGCgcatcctcatcatctTTGCCAACATCATGTCGTACGTCAACGCGGGCAACGCAGCGGACCCAAAGTTCAGCATGAGTTTTGAGGCGGGGCTCAAGGGTTGGGCGACCGAGCTTCCTCGCAACCTGCGctttgacgaggtcaaCCTCGCGAGCATGATGCCTAAGATCAAGAGCACGGTACCTGCAATAGCCTTCAGCGGCTGGGCGTTTGCGTACATGCACGCGGTCGCCGAATGTGGCATGTTTTATCTCCAGTCGAAACATAATGGCTTGCCTACCGCTGTCCAGAGACAGGGCTCGGCGGTGGACAACTTGGCTGTCCTCAttggcgcgcttggcgagcgcggccgagAGGGACCTCTCA TGTTCTTCCCGATCATGATTGTGACCTGCTGGACGGACCACCTCcacgcgacctcgtcgtcgtcgtcgtcgtcgcagatgctcgacgagcgtcTCAACATCTGGTGGGCCGAGCTGTACCGCGAGTGGGGCTGGGATAGACGCGAGACGCTCAAGCGGGGCATTTtccccaacctcgacaGTCGCAGTCCCACATTGACATCGCCTCAGCCAGCCAACCGGGGGAGGGCGGACGGCACGCATCTCGCCTCGTCACCGCACCTACCCGAGAGCTCAGCGTCTTCCGCGGCGTCGCAGGCGGTAGTCACGCCCTCTGAGCCCTCGTTCAACCGGTACCCCCTGCTGCCGCCCCTGCGTTCACGGGACCGGAACGAAtcgccgctgcgccgctcggcgtcgccgttgCGGGGCCACCGCGCCCTCGGCTCTGGCGGCAGTGCAGGCTCGCTCGACcggggcgagcgcgacggctTCAACCTTCCCCCGCTTTCATCGTTCCGGTCGTCGCGTGAGGGTTCGCGCGAGCCGCGgcccctcgccgcgccgaaCAAGCGCTGGCCGGGACCGTCGGGCGGCCAGCTGCTTGGCATTGACGCGCTCGTGAGTGCTGCCGAGGAACACCGGCGCGAGAGCCTCGAGCAGCCGAGTGCGATGGCGTAG